In Solanum lycopersicum chromosome 5, SLM_r2.1, the following are encoded in one genomic region:
- the LOC101253782 gene encoding probable WRKY transcription factor 4, producing MAENEGSSSSSTSRGQLLRPTITLPPRSSMESLFSGGSSGISPGPMTLVSSFFSDNDPDSECRSFSQLLAGAMTPPAGFTGARPGFRPLPPPSTAAITQSPTAFTVPPGLSPTSLFDGFFSPGQGPFGMSHQQVLAQLTSQASQAQSQMHIQPNYPSSATAAALSMSQFQSLPSNAAANRQIPPTLDPNIVKESSDVSLSDQRSEPASFAVDKPADDGYNWRKYGQKQVKGSEYPRSYYKCTNPNCPVKKKVERSLDGQVTEIIYKGQHNHQPPQASKRSKESGNPNGNYNLQGPYELSSEGLTGNYNKPKEGEPSYSLRMKDQESSQANDQTSGSSDSEEVGNAETRVDGRDIDERESKRRAVEVHSTEAACSHRTVAEPRIIVQTTSEVDLLDDGYRWRKYGQKVVKGNPYPRSYYKCTSQGCNVRKHVERAASDPKAVITTYEGKHNHDVPAARNSSHNTANNSMSQLRPHNPVVDRPAAMRRADFQSNEQQPIALLRFKEEQSI from the exons ATGGCCGAAAATGAAggatcatcttcttcttcaacgtCGAGAGGTCAATTACTCCGTCCAACTATTACTTTACCGCCGAGAAGTTCTATGGAAAGTCTATTTTCAGGCGGGTCAAGCGGTATTAGTCCGGGTCCGATGACCCTTGTATCCAGTTTTTTCTCCGATAACGATCCAGATTCTGAGTGTCGTTCATTTTCACAGCTTCTAGCCGGTGCAATGACACCACCGGCGGGTTTTACCGGTGCTAGACCGGGTTTCCGGCCACTTCCGCCACCATCTACGGCGGCGATAACTCAGTCGCCGACTGCGTTTACTGTACCGCCTGGGTTGAGTCCAACTAGTTTGTTTGATGGGTTCTTCTCACCTGGTCAG GGTCCTTTTGGAATGTCACATCAGCAAGTGCTTGCTCAACTTACATCTCAGGCATCCCAGGCTCAGTCTCAAATGCACATTCAGCCTAACTATCCATCTTCTGCAACGGCAGCTGCACTATCAATGTCTCAGTTCCAGTCCTTACCATCAAATGCAGCAGCAAACCGACAGATACCTCCCACTTTGGATCCCAACATCGTGAAAGAGTCATCAGATGTTTCCCTGTCTGATCAGAGGTCAGAACCTGCTTCCTTCGCTGTTGACAAACCTGCTGATGATGGCTACAACTGGCGAAAGTATGGGCAGAAGCAGGTCAAGGGAAGTGAATATCCTCGTAGCTATTACAAGTGTACAAATCCAAATTGTCCAGTCAAGAAGAAGGTTGAGCGCTCCCTAGATGGCCAGGTTACTGAGATTATTTACAAGGGCCAACATAATCATCAGCCACCTCAAGCTAGTAAGCGTTCAAAAGAAAGTGGAAATCCAAATGGGAACTATAATCTGCAGGGGCCCTATGAGCTCAGCTCAGAGGGTCTGACAGGAAATTATAACAAACCCAAGGAGGGCGAACCTTCCTACTCGTTAAGAATGAAGGATCAAGAATCCAGCCAAGCAAATGATCAGACCTCTGGCTCAAGTGACAGTGAGGAAGTGGGTAATGCAGAGACTAGAGTGGATGGAAGGGACATTGACGAACGGGAATCAAAGCGGAG GGCTGTAGAAGTACACAGTACAGAGGCAGCTTGTTCTCACCGGACTGTTGCAGAACCTAGGATCATTGTTCAAACAACCAGTGAAGTTGATCTATTGGATGATGGTTATAGGTGGCGGAAGTATGGCCAGAAGGTTGTTAAAGGAAACCCTTATCCAAG AAGCTATTACAAGTGTACCAGCCAGGGATGTAATGTAAGAAAGCATGTTGAACGGGCTGCAAGTGACCCTAAAGCAGTCATAACAACATACGAAGGTAAACATAATCATGATGTGCCTGCAGCCAGGAATAGTAGCCACAATACAGCCAATAATTCTATGTCACAATTGAGGCCACACAACCCTGTAGTTGATAGACCAGCTGCAATGCGAAGAGCGGACTTTCAGAGCAATGAACAACAACCTATAGCGCTTCTACGTTTCAAAGAAGAGCAAAGTATATGA